The following coding sequences are from one Ancylobacter sp. TS-1 window:
- a CDS encoding endonuclease/exonuclease/phosphatase family protein, whose protein sequence is MKRLLLASLIASALLPAAARAADPTELTVMSFNIWGGGANDGKPVDETVAAIKAVNPDIVALLETQPEPDPCDADNCVPTGASVAKAIAERLGYFHYDQTKRNPALWGGAILSRYPIVQPTANDLGVQIDVKGRKVFAYSLHLPDFPYQPYQLLGIEYGPAPFFKTADEAVAAAKAARGPAMDLFMQDLKAADGADAVFVFGDFNEPSHLDWTEAVAKAGGQPLAVAWPTSLRMTGEAGFLDLFRVANPDPVQKPGLTWTTTSEPSDPSDHHDRIDFTYGRAAGLSVLKAGIVGEKAPEADIVVTPWPSDHRASMAVVRF, encoded by the coding sequence ATGAAACGTCTTCTTCTGGCATCGCTGATCGCGTCCGCGCTTCTGCCGGCGGCGGCACGGGCCGCCGATCCGACCGAGCTGACGGTGATGAGCTTCAATATCTGGGGCGGCGGCGCCAATGACGGCAAGCCGGTCGACGAGACCGTCGCCGCCATCAAGGCCGTCAACCCGGACATCGTCGCCCTGCTGGAGACGCAGCCCGAGCCCGACCCCTGCGACGCCGACAATTGCGTGCCGACCGGCGCCAGCGTAGCGAAGGCCATCGCCGAGCGCCTCGGCTATTTCCACTACGATCAGACCAAGCGGAATCCCGCCCTGTGGGGCGGCGCCATTCTGAGCCGCTACCCGATCGTCCAGCCGACGGCGAACGACCTCGGCGTCCAGATCGACGTCAAGGGCCGCAAGGTGTTCGCCTATTCGCTGCATCTGCCCGATTTCCCCTATCAGCCCTACCAGCTGCTCGGCATCGAGTACGGGCCGGCCCCGTTCTTCAAGACCGCCGACGAGGCGGTGGCCGCGGCAAAGGCGGCGCGCGGCCCGGCCATGGACCTGTTCATGCAGGATCTGAAGGCGGCGGACGGCGCCGACGCGGTCTTCGTGTTCGGCGACTTCAACGAGCCCTCCCATCTCGACTGGACGGAAGCCGTGGCCAAGGCCGGCGGCCAGCCCCTCGCCGTCGCCTGGCCGACCTCGCTGCGGATGACCGGGGAAGCCGGCTTCCTCGACCTGTTCCGCGTGGCCAATCCCGATCCGGTGCAGAAGCCCGGCCTTACCTGGACCACCACGTCGGAGCCTTCGGACCCGAGCGACCATCACGACCGCATCGACTTCACCTATGGCCGCGCCGCCGGCCTGAGCGTTCTCAAGGCCGGCATCGTCGGCGAGAAGGCGCCGGAGGCCGATATCGTGGTCACGCCGTGGCCGTCCGACCATCGCGCCAGCATGGCCGTGGTCCGCTTCTGA
- a CDS encoding aminotransferase, translated as MNSLFADLPTTIFETMSRLAREHEAVNLGQGFPDDPGPLDVRRKAAEAVVDGWNQYPPMMGTPELRRAVADHYRDWQGLDLDPEAEVMITSGATEAIAGALLALIEPGDEVVLFQPLYDAYLPLVKRAGGVPRLVRLVPPAWRLTEEALAGAFTPRTRLVLFNNPHNPTGRVFGRDELDLLARFCEASGAVLVSDEVWEHVIFDGAEHVSVLALPGMRERAVKIGSAGKIFGMTGWKVGFVCAAPGLMKALSKAHQFLTFTTPPALQQAVAYGLGKERDWFLATRAGLQRSRDRLAGGLAALGFRVLPSAGTYFLNVDLAPLDPSLRDEAFCLRLVEREGVAAIPVSAFYAEEPVESVVRFCFAKTDATLDRALERLAGMAALSNAYK; from the coding sequence ATGAACTCGCTCTTCGCCGACCTGCCCACCACGATCTTCGAGACCATGTCGCGGCTCGCCCGCGAGCACGAGGCGGTCAATCTCGGGCAGGGTTTCCCGGACGATCCCGGTCCGCTCGACGTGCGGCGCAAGGCGGCCGAGGCGGTGGTGGACGGCTGGAACCAGTACCCGCCGATGATGGGCACGCCGGAGCTGCGCCGGGCCGTCGCCGACCATTACCGCGACTGGCAGGGGCTCGACCTCGATCCCGAAGCCGAGGTGATGATCACCTCGGGCGCCACCGAGGCGATTGCCGGCGCGCTGCTGGCGCTGATCGAGCCGGGCGACGAGGTGGTGCTGTTCCAGCCGCTCTACGACGCCTACCTGCCGCTGGTGAAGCGGGCCGGCGGCGTGCCGCGCCTCGTGCGCCTGGTGCCGCCGGCCTGGCGGCTGACGGAGGAGGCGCTGGCCGGTGCGTTCACCCCGCGCACCCGCCTCGTGCTGTTCAACAACCCGCACAACCCGACCGGCCGGGTGTTCGGCCGCGACGAGCTGGACCTATTGGCCCGCTTCTGCGAGGCGTCGGGGGCCGTGCTGGTGAGCGACGAGGTGTGGGAGCACGTGATCTTCGATGGTGCTGAGCATGTGAGCGTGCTGGCGCTGCCGGGGATGCGCGAGCGCGCGGTGAAGATCGGCTCGGCCGGCAAGATCTTCGGCATGACCGGCTGGAAGGTCGGCTTCGTCTGCGCCGCGCCGGGGCTGATGAAGGCGCTGTCCAAGGCGCACCAGTTCCTCACCTTCACCACGCCGCCGGCGCTCCAGCAGGCGGTCGCCTACGGGCTGGGGAAGGAGCGCGACTGGTTCCTCGCCACCCGCGCCGGTCTCCAGCGCTCGCGCGACCGGCTGGCGGGCGGGCTCGCCGCGCTCGGCTTCCGGGTGCTGCCCTCGGCCGGCACATACTTTCTCAATGTCGACCTCGCCCCGCTCGACCCGAGTCTGCGCGACGAGGCGTTCTGCCTGCGGCTGGTGGAGCGGGAAGGGGTGGCGGCGATCCCGGTCTCGGCCTTCTATGCCGAGGAGCCGGTGGAGAGCGTGGTGCGCTTCTGCTTCGCCAAGACCGACGCCACGCTCGACCGCGCGCTGGAGCGGCTGGCCGGCATGGCCGCGCTCTCGAATGCATACAAATGA
- the urtA gene encoding urea ABC transporter substrate-binding protein, with the protein MLNLFSQARHAARRVAVGAAALALAGTAIPASAQETIKVGVLHSLSGTMAISETTLKDTVLFMVQEQNAAGGVLGKKLEAVVVDPASNWPLFAEKARELIAKEKVAVVFGCWTSVSRKSVLPVFKELNSILFYPVQYEGEESERNVFYTGAAPNQQAIPAVDYLMANEGVKRWVLAGTDYVYPRTTNKILEAYLKSKGVPAEDIMINYTPFGHSDWQTIVADIKKFGSAGKKTAVVSTINGDANVPFYKELGNQGIKATDIPVVAFSVGEEELAGIDTKPLLGHLAAWNYFQSVDTPENKDFIAKWRAYTKNDKRVTNDPMEATVIGFNMWVKAVEKAGTTDPDAVIPALIGVAVPNLSGGFSAMMPNHHITKPVLIGEIKDDGQFDIVEQTPGLIVAEEWSPYLEGSKDLIADWRSPMNCGNFNVKTGKCGGAGK; encoded by the coding sequence ATGCTCAACCTGTTCAGTCAGGCGCGGCACGCGGCTCGTCGCGTCGCCGTCGGTGCCGCCGCGCTCGCGCTTGCCGGTACCGCCATTCCGGCTTCCGCGCAGGAAACGATCAAGGTCGGCGTTCTGCACTCGCTGTCGGGCACCATGGCCATCAGCGAGACCACGCTGAAGGACACCGTGCTTTTCATGGTGCAGGAACAGAATGCGGCGGGCGGCGTGCTCGGCAAGAAGCTTGAGGCCGTGGTGGTCGATCCGGCCTCCAACTGGCCGCTCTTCGCCGAGAAGGCGCGCGAACTCATCGCCAAGGAAAAGGTCGCGGTCGTGTTCGGCTGCTGGACCTCGGTGTCCCGCAAGTCCGTGCTCCCGGTCTTCAAGGAGCTGAACTCCATCCTTTTCTACCCGGTCCAGTACGAGGGTGAGGAAAGCGAGCGCAACGTGTTCTACACCGGCGCCGCCCCGAACCAGCAGGCGATCCCGGCCGTCGACTACCTCATGGCGAATGAGGGCGTGAAGCGCTGGGTGCTCGCCGGCACCGACTACGTCTATCCGCGCACCACCAACAAGATCCTCGAGGCCTATCTGAAGTCCAAGGGCGTTCCGGCCGAGGACATCATGATCAACTACACGCCGTTCGGTCATTCCGACTGGCAGACGATCGTGGCCGACATCAAGAAGTTCGGTTCGGCCGGCAAGAAGACCGCCGTCGTCTCGACCATCAACGGCGACGCCAACGTGCCGTTCTACAAGGAACTGGGCAACCAGGGCATCAAGGCGACCGACATTCCGGTCGTGGCCTTCTCGGTCGGTGAGGAAGAGCTCGCCGGCATCGACACCAAGCCGCTCCTCGGCCACCTCGCCGCGTGGAACTACTTCCAGTCGGTCGACACCCCCGAGAACAAGGACTTCATCGCCAAGTGGCGCGCGTACACCAAGAACGACAAGCGCGTGACCAACGACCCGATGGAAGCCACCGTCATCGGCTTCAACATGTGGGTCAAGGCGGTCGAGAAGGCCGGCACCACCGATCCGGACGCGGTGATCCCGGCGCTGATCGGCGTCGCGGTGCCGAACCTCTCGGGCGGCTTCTCGGCGATGATGCCGAACCACCACATCACCAAGCCGGTGCTGATCGGCGAGATCAAGGACGACGGCCAGTTCGACATCGTCGAGCAGACCCCCGGCCTGATCGTTGCCGAAGAGTGGTCGCCCTACCTCGAAGGTTCGAAGGACCTGATCGCCGATTGGCGCTCGCCGATGAACTGCGGCAACTTCAACGTCAAGACCGGCAAGTGCGGCGGCGCGGGCAAGTGA
- the urtB gene encoding urea ABC transporter permease subunit UrtB, giving the protein MTFSVRLLRLARGFLVALVACCAVLGAERASAQDISAPLAQLANDNYGDTEAALSALALSGSPAAAGVVAALADGKLVFSASPRQVYIRGDAGLLDPVTLQPVADPPAVKPVRVNNRIRRAIEAADGALSLVSPDPAKRLEAAVAVGRSRDEAALPALDIALAKEADPKVKSAMTLARASILIGKEGISPAERIAAVDLVAAEGNQEALAILRSVPDSAAPEVKQAAAAAIDAIERNLAMWSMAQNVWYGLSLGSVLLLAAIGLAITFGVMGVINMAHGEMVMLGAYTTFVVQELIRTYNPGLFDLSLIIAIPLAFVFTALIGVIIERTVIRFLYGRALETLLATWGISLILQQAIRTIFGPTNREVGAPSWMSGSFEIGQLSITYGRLWIIIFAILVFVALLATLRLTRIGLEMRAVTQNRRMAASMGIRTNWVDAATFGLGSGIAGIAGVALSQIDNVSPNLGQSYIIDSFLVVVFGGVGNLWGTLVGAMSLGVANKLLEPYAGAVLGKIALLVIVILFIQKRPRGLFALKGRSIEA; this is encoded by the coding sequence ATGACATTCAGCGTCCGACTTCTCCGCCTCGCCCGCGGGTTCCTCGTCGCCCTTGTCGCCTGCTGCGCCGTCCTCGGCGCGGAGCGCGCCTCGGCCCAGGACATCAGCGCGCCGCTGGCCCAGCTCGCCAATGACAATTACGGCGACACCGAAGCCGCCCTTTCCGCCCTCGCGCTCAGCGGAAGCCCCGCTGCCGCCGGCGTGGTCGCCGCCCTCGCGGACGGCAAGCTCGTCTTCAGCGCCTCTCCCCGCCAGGTCTACATCCGGGGCGACGCCGGCCTGCTCGATCCCGTGACGCTCCAGCCGGTGGCCGATCCGCCGGCCGTGAAGCCGGTGCGCGTCAACAACCGCATCCGCCGCGCCATCGAGGCTGCCGACGGCGCCCTCTCGCTGGTGAGCCCCGACCCGGCCAAGCGGCTGGAGGCGGCGGTGGCGGTCGGTCGTTCCCGCGACGAGGCGGCGCTGCCGGCGCTCGATATCGCCCTCGCCAAGGAGGCCGACCCGAAGGTCAAGTCGGCGATGACGCTGGCGCGCGCCTCGATCCTCATCGGCAAGGAAGGCATCAGCCCCGCCGAACGCATCGCCGCCGTCGATCTCGTCGCCGCCGAAGGCAACCAGGAAGCGCTTGCCATCCTGCGCAGCGTGCCGGATAGCGCGGCGCCGGAGGTGAAGCAGGCGGCGGCCGCCGCCATCGACGCCATCGAGCGCAACCTCGCCATGTGGAGCATGGCGCAGAATGTCTGGTACGGCCTGTCGCTGGGCTCGGTCCTGCTGCTGGCCGCCATTGGCCTCGCCATCACCTTCGGCGTGATGGGCGTCATCAACATGGCGCATGGCGAGATGGTGATGCTCGGCGCCTACACGACCTTCGTCGTGCAGGAACTGATCCGCACCTACAATCCCGGGCTGTTCGACCTGTCGCTGATCATTGCCATCCCGCTCGCCTTCGTGTTCACCGCCCTCATCGGCGTGATCATCGAGCGCACGGTGATCCGCTTCCTCTACGGACGGGCGCTGGAAACGCTGCTCGCCACCTGGGGCATCTCGCTGATCCTCCAGCAGGCCATCCGCACCATCTTCGGCCCGACCAACCGCGAGGTGGGCGCGCCGAGCTGGATGTCGGGCAGCTTCGAGATCGGCCAGCTCTCCATCACCTATGGCCGTCTCTGGATCATCATCTTCGCCATTCTCGTCTTCGTGGCGCTGCTGGCGACGCTGCGGCTCACCCGCATCGGCCTCGAAATGCGCGCCGTGACGCAGAACCGGCGCATGGCCGCCTCCATGGGCATCCGCACCAACTGGGTCGACGCCGCCACCTTCGGCCTCGGCTCGGGCATCGCCGGCATAGCCGGCGTGGCGCTCAGCCAGATCGACAACGTCTCCCCGAACCTCGGCCAGAGCTACATCATCGACAGCTTCCTCGTCGTGGTGTTCGGCGGCGTGGGCAATCTGTGGGGCACGCTGGTCGGCGCCATGTCGCTCGGCGTCGCCAACAAGCTGCTCGAACCCTATGCCGGCGCCGTGCTCGGCAAGATCGCGCTGCTGGTGATCGTCATCCTCTTCATCCAGAAACGCCCCCGCGGCCTCTTTGCCCTCAAGGGGAGGTCGATCGAAGCATGA